One Fundulus heteroclitus isolate FHET01 chromosome 8, MU-UCD_Fhet_4.1, whole genome shotgun sequence genomic window, gtttACAGTGAACGCGTGCTGCTACTCGCACCAGACCTGCTCATTGTTTGCAGCTCTCtaggtgctgcagcagcagaggggACAGAATGGATGGCCCCAATATTGCACATGTTTGAGATGAAAGACGAAAAAAGGGGGGgatggggatgggggggggggtgggtacAAATTGTGATAAGGAGATTAATCAAGTTTTATGTGGGAATGCTAATCATCTCCTATctatgagaaaaaacaaaacaaaaggaacaaACTGAACCAAGGCGGGCCATTTCAGTGTAACTGGGTCAGACTTCTATtaaagaccattttttttttaaagtgtcaaACTTCTTAAGATGTGTAAATATGTTCATGGAGCTACAAAGCATTCAAACCCAGCGCCTCAGTCGCGCCCAGCGCCTCACACCACCAGGATCTTCACTTCATCCTGTTCGTCGGGCCGATAGAAGAAAGGGATGCAGGGGTTCTCCCCCAGGAACGGTGGGGACCGTGGAGCTCCCTGGGGGTTCTGGATCTCGTGGAGAAGCTGCATGATTTGCCGGGCTGTGCCGTCCTCCCTGGGCGCCAGCGGTTTGGACTCAGTCTGAACAGAAGTGGAGGGCGAAGCTTGGGCCGAGGCGGCTTCCAGACCTTGTAGATGGGAGGGCTCGGCGAGCTCCGCGGCTTCTGTAGGAAAACACCAAGTGGAGTTTCAGAACGATGCAATAAGATGCACTTAGAGTCTGGCTGGAGGCCACCGGCCAATCAGCAACTCTAAAATCCAGCATTTTTTTCAAGTTCGTGAAAGCATCACGCATAAATACCTACCAGGTTAATAATCATCAACACTCTTCGGTGTGGAAGTTGCAGCTGAAGGAAAAGCTGCTCTGTCTGATCCTTTTAAGCTTTCAACCTTCGTCAGATAAGTTAGATTCGGAAATGTTGGCCAAAATATGGAAAGGATCCACATTCTcttattatttaaagaaaatgtgagCTAAAGACTGACCCTGTTTAGCTACTGTGAGTTAAAGGTTTCAGAATCAGGTGAATTATTCAGACTCCCTGGATGCTAATCCTCTGACTGGACATGAGATTCCAGATCTGTTGTTTTCATGTCATGATTCGCTCCATCTTGTGCTTACCGTCTCCGTCGACAGCATTAAGCTCGTGCTTATGCGCTTGCTGCTGCAAGGGGGCGTGCTCCCCCCCAACAGGAAGCAGGTCAGGGTTGACCGTTCCCATGCCAGCGACGGCTCCAGCGTAACGACTGTACCAGTCGTTCCTCTCGGCCACAAGCCTCATGACGAGATCCTGCAGCTCTGCCAGTTTGACCTGATggcaaaaagacagaaaactgtgtcagcagggtttttttttttttcggtgcACCTTTCAAACTGATAGTTGATATTAGCTGGCTTAAATACAAGTTTTGAGACATTTCTtatcattgtgtcatttttgtCATGTAAACGGAGAAAGAAAATACGATATCTTCTTCAAGAATCCTCTGTTAACCATGACAACTACTGATGGtgtgaaattaatttcaatgtagggctggatgataatttaataacaataaatatcgatcgatagacgtatatcgatgatagaaaaaaaaaagggtcaataaaatgtttaattgaataaaagctTTCTTTCCTTGTGCatcctatcatgtaggttaatattacagtcattacatcctcccaaccaatcacaacgcagacccaggaagcaagctccgcccccttcaaagagctcagagagcacgctgccttttttcttctttaaaaactttcagttttggtaaaaagttggttgaataaagggttcagtttgaattcagtgtttgtgtctgtatataaaaattggtcattaagcaacagcatcaaatagccagggctgcacttaaaatatatgtttttagtttgttgataattatcgatatcgatcaaaatgatttctattttatcgatatgctttttatCTATATCGTTCAAACCCTATTTCAATGTGAGGAAAAAATTTCTTACTTTAATTTGTTGGTGCAACTATGGAACTTTAAAACTATCTGCATGCCTTTTTTATAATTGTAAGATGGAGTTAGGGTTTTCATGGAGTTCTAACATAAGAAacctctattaaaaaaaaaaaaaaaaaaaaaaaaaaaaaaaaaaaaaaaaaaaaaaagaagtcattcACAAAACAGATCGCCtccagaaaacatttgagtGTGCCTCTAAATCAGAAGATGTCGATACATAACCTTCATCTCTTCCTTGTCCTGGGCCAGCATGTTGATGTACTGCTCTTTCTCTTGGTGCTTCTGCTTCATTATGGCGCGCTGACTTTGGTAAAGGGCGATGTACTCCCCTTAAAGTGGAAACGTGCGTAAGAACTAAACTTAAATGCATAAAGTCAAAACTAttaaacatgaagaaaaaaaaaaagaccaggaGCTCTTACCTATAGTGTCGGTCTCTCCGGACAGCTGGATGCAGCGGTGCTCCAGTTCCTCCACCCGCTCCTTCAGGTCGGCTTTCTCCTGCATGAGGGAGGTGAACCGCTGCTGAAGCTTCTCCATCGCAGCTTGCAGCGCCTGATGCACCTCAGCTGGCACGCCTCCTCCTGTTCAACACAAAGTTTACACCATGATCAAACTTTTACAGCTTTCCAACAGAACAGAGGACTCTCCGGTAAAAGGTGCAACATGGTCCCTTTAATACCAACAAAATACAGACACTGGCATTCAGACGCTTCGGTTTTTCCTGACCTGAATGCTCATGGCTGTGCTGGTCCTGACTCTCGTTATGCACGCGATCATCTTCATGAACAGGTTTGTAGTTGTGGTGCTGCTGCTCCAGTCTGAGGGCCACAGCCGCCTGCTGTCTGGCTGCCATGTGGAGCCTgtgctcctcctccagctgccgcCTGGCGTCGTCTCGCTCCGCTTCCAGCTGAGCCAAAGCCCCGCGGATAAAATCCTCCTgttggaagaataaaaaaagggttATGGAAAACGGGACGTCGTTACATCCTTGTGTTATGTAAATCAGGTCAGCCACAGGGTAACTTATCTTTTTACCCACCATCTCTTTCTGGCTCTCAAAGTCTTCTGGGATAACTATGGACGAGGAACTTATAGGGCTCTCCGTCACCGCCATGCTTTCCACACCATCTCCTAAATTACACGACAAAGCAGAAACAATCCCAATAACTGATGAGCATCATTTATGACATATTTTCACGTCCAGTTCCACTCACACAACAAATTAACTAGCAGCCGTttgcaattaaaagaaaacaatagttcAACACATCTATATCAAAACGGGGTTTCTCTAAATTAAACATGAATGCCACATGTAATGACAGCTGCTGCCTCAAAATGATTAAACCCGTTGAGGACAAGGCTTTTAGTGCTTAGTAGAGCATCTTGTTGTTTAAATGGCGACTCCAAAGGCCCCCAGATCAGAAACACTTCAAGTTTTATCCGCCTGAACTGTTCAACACAAGTTTAAGAAGTTCAAGATGACTTAAGGAAGCAcagtgtaacttttagccactgtAATGTCCAGGTTTAGCGTCGCTGAAGGCCACTAGAAACACTGCACTGTGGCAAAGTTAAACcgtctccctccgtgttttgaaatctgatagcagattgagaagtcatggagttacttgtaaagacaaggcgaCGTTCACCCCTCCAGATTATATTCAGAGTCTCACATTGAAATGGAGAGGAAGATGGGGCAGACCAATAATCTGATTCTGAAAAGCTGCAGGAACTTCAACAGAGGAGAAGAGCCATCATGGAGGTTTGTGAAccatatttactgtattttgtaataataaccaCGAGCATAACAAGCTTTCACTCAAGGTTAGCTCCCGtgtttaaggggagctcagactgccgtaaAGCAGCGCTCTAATTGCCAATAATGTAAAACGGAGCAATGACGTCTGGCAAAGTTGTGAGGGaaactgcagtaccactccgGTCCAGTAAGTGGCGGCAAAAAAGACCATCGCTCAAACAGACAGAGGCGGACTGAGAAGATGTCTGTGTCCTCCTGCCACTCATCCAAACTCCGGATAAAAACAGGATGGAGAAGTTTTGCAGATGGCGTTACACCTCCTTAACCCCTTTTACACCGACCCTACCTTATTCTGCACGCTCGGATCTGCCGGGCTTTATTCTATTTTACTCCtgttggtataaataaataaaaataaagcacagcttctCTGTGCGTGGGGACCACCATGGTGCAGCGGGGCAGACAGACTGCTGAACCATCTGTCTGCTCCAAACTTTGCCTCACggagtaaaacatttttacgaATAGGGTTTTGCCTCATCCCTAGCAAGAATAACCAGGGGGATCTTTCAGGACAATACCGCAGACTTTTGATGggagcaaaataatttttttataggtTAAAGGGTAAACACGCAGCACAGATTCGGCTTTCTCTACTCATGCCACAGAAGAAAAGCAGAGCCAGCTTGTTTCGATCTCATTTAGGTCATTAAATACAGCGCGCCCACCtgtggtttgtaaatagtaaaatagtTCACATTCCACCAATTTAGGGTTGAAAGAAAAGTCAGTCTtagggaaatgtgtgttttctgtgcacAATGATAATGAAAGACCTCCGTTTGATCAGTAGtaataaaatattctaattacagaactgtggtgAAAAAGTTTATTATTGACTTAAAATGCTGGAAACACCCAGCAAAGATTTTCACATGTAATATATATGTGCAGATATTCCCCACAAGCTTAGTAAACACTTCATAGTACTTATTTCATAGTATTTCATAAgtactttttgtgataaattaagaTTATAAAATCCAAAGGTTTGTAAACAAGCCAACTCCTTATTGTTCCTTACTCCCCTTATGATGGACTGTTTAGCCTTGCAGCACAACCTTGTCCTTTGAGCAAAGCCCCAGGTTTTAAAGTCCTATCCCATGAGTAGGGTCTTTTTATGTGAAAGTAAAGCCTGTGGATAGTGAAATCTCCCAAGAGGAAAAGTTAGGTGGGCTTTAGGGGTCAAACGGAACAGGGCCTATAGTTTTTGAAAAGGGCAGCCTGCACTGAGCCTCCATACGCACCAAGTGCCGTTTACTGACCTGAAGAATCACTAAATATATCTCAAACTAATCTAATACTTATATGAACTGATATGAACTGATATGGAGCTTTTATTTCAAACGTCTAAACCAATTCACTGTAGACTGATATGTTTGGGATTATTGATAATGATGCCCAGACCTCTGCTTCCCATCAGATGACTTTACATTTTCTCACAGGATTTTATATTACCTGTTTTTAGGTGCAactaaaacatagaaaatatcTTCCAACAACtttcataaaataatgtttaaaaaaaagctatattttTGAGGAGAGAATTTAAGGAGGAATGTAACATTAAACGCTATTAAAGTAACATTGAAATCAGTTTCAAGAGGCAAACTAACATAGAAAGagcataataaagaaaaacgcTAACATAAGCACTGATACATAAAACAAGACCCTTACCCTGGTCTCTGGACGTCGTCTCAAGTGCTGAACTATTGAGCAGCTCTTTTATCTCAGCCTTCAGCTGCTCATTGTCTCTGACCAAGTGCTCCAAATGCTCCTGCAAGAACACACCGAGGGCAACTTTTAAAACAACCAAACCACTCCTAGGTGTTTGTGCACCAGGCAAAGATCCAAAAGGCATGCAGCGTTTACATATAAAAGAGGGAATCACATACACCTTTAACCAGCTGAGCTCAGTGAAAACCTTGGAGTTTGTACACACCTCCGCTTGTTTGAGCTGGCTCTGGCTGACGTCCAGCTGTGCACGGCCGTGACTTTCGTCGTGCTGCAGCCGGTCCATGAGCTGCGTCTGCTGCAGAAACTGTTGGTGGAGCTGTTCCCTCTCTGCAGCCAGGGCCTGGTAGGCAGCGCAGTACTGCTGCAGATGGGCCGCCACCTGGTCCCTCTGCTCCGTGACGCCCTGAGCCTCCTGACATTTCAGCTCCAGCTGGAGGCGATCAGAGGAAAATGGACATTAATACCAAAAAGCAGCAGATTCTTTTTCAgctggtaaaaaacaaacaaacacgtaAGTTAATTGAATTTGATCCATAAATTTGCTGTCCCAtcaaaataactcaacacaTAAGGCATGAATGTCTAAACAGCCGGCAAAAGAGTGAGTGCACCCCTAAGTGACGATATCTGCCTAGTTAGCCAATGAGCTGACTGGATTCCTCTCCCGCTCCTCCACGACGACATCAGGGagctgctgcactgcaaaaacgaaactaaaattgggtcaaattttcttgaactgagtgcatttgtccttgatttgagcatgtaaataagatgatttgccaacgcaatgagatttttgcactcaaaataggaacaagtcatctctagcatcttatttcaggtgcagtatatctaattatcttattttaggggtcaaaatacttattccattggcagataatcttatttacctgctcaaatcaagcacaaatgcacttatttcaagaaaatctgatttatttttagctccctctttgcagtttggatgttGGAAACGTTGCGCTTCCCCAGCTTTCCGGTTGAGGATGCTGCTCCACAGATGCTCAATAGGGTTCAGGTCCGGAGACATGCTTGGCCAGTCTAGCACCACTACCCTCAGTCTCTTTAGCAAGGCAGGGGTTGTCGTGTGGGTATGTTTGGGGTCATCATCGTGGAATAATGGCCCAATGGGAGGGGCTCTTCTGCTTCAGTAAGTCACGGTATGTGTTGGCATTCATGGTTCTCTCAGCACTCCCACCACCACCTCCAAAGTAGGCAACACACTTGTCTTTGCACTCTTCACTTGGTTGCCGCTGCGCACACTCGACACCATCAGAACCAAAGAGGTTTCTcttggtctcatcagaccatAGTACATGGTTCCGGTAATCCCCGgaacagatcacccgctattaccatctaacgtagaacagattactggatcaatgtgtgcttctgtgcttttttgtctgtcttgttgtgtctctgctctgtcttctgtaaccccagtcggtcgaggcagtcggtcgaggcagatgaccgttcacactgagcctggttctggttctgctggaggtttttccttcctgttaatggggagtttttctttccactgtcgctccatgcttgctcagtatgagggattgctgcaaagccatggacaatgcagacgactctccctgtagctctacgctctttcaggaggagtgaatgcagcttgtcgggactttgaagcaatcaactggttcccttatataggaaatctttgaccaatctgtagaatatgattgaatttgattttgtaaagtgccttgagatgacatgtatcatgaattggcgctatataaataaaatttaattgaatttaattaatccGTGGCTCGTCGCCAGCAAACTGTTTACGGGTCGTATTTAAAAAGATCTTCCCTTCTGGGTCGACTGCCATGCTGACCAAAATGATGCAGCGTGTGTGTTGTTTGGGCTTAGCACCGACAGACTGATGCTTTGTTAAAACCTCACCTGGGATAGTTTCCAAAAACTACATTTCAACAAGAAGGTAAATACATGTGGaccaaaggaaaacagaaaaaaaatggttttaaagaaTCCGATATAAAGATCCGACCGATATGCTCCatgttgtgtgtttatgtgagtTGGGGTGtggatggggaggggggggggggggggggggtgttaccTGCTCCTTGACGTTGTGCAGTTCCTCCTGTAGTTCCCCCATCCTGCGTGCCAACTCCTTCTTCACATGTTGCTCTGACTGGATGGCTGTGGTCAGCTCCATGTTCTCATTAGTCTGTCATAATGATGGAGTAACAGGAAACttggctttaaaacaaactctctgttacacGCATGAAGTGCTAACATTATGGAACGGGCTTCGTTAACTCCAAATTTGAGGAGGCAATAGAGAAAGTAAACACGGGAGGATAATTTTAACCCAAAAGAAGGCAAATTAAGAAGGGTAAAGTCAGCAGAGACGATAAGCTTGGGCCAATTTTTGGCCTCACCAGTTTGACAAAGCCGTTCTGCAGCTCGGCCAGCTGGTCCTTCAGCGCGCGGTTCTGGGTGAGAGCGCGGCTGATGGTGGCCTTGTCGGACTGAACGTCCTCCAACATGCGTCTGCGGTCCTCATCCTCCTGAGCTTTGCTCTCCACCTGCCGCTCAAACTCTCCCAGGCGGGTCTCCAGCTCCGCACACAGGCGACTTAGCTGCTCGTTGTCTCGAAGCTGGAGGAGACGgtgcaaaaagataaaaaaaaataagattagaaACACAACTGGAGTCATTTTTCTTCgtcttttaaaaacaccaaagaCAAACGGGCCAAGTAACACAGGGTATGTTATTATTCATACAGCCATGTGTCTAGATGACCTTACTGAATCATACCTGTGCCTGGTACTGTGCATTAATGGCATCTTTCTCCTGTTGTAAACTACTGAGGGCCTCCTGCAGAGCCACCTCTCCCGCTGATGGCCCTGAAGGCTGAGGCTCTGCATCATCTTGGGCTTCCTTCTCTGCAGACAATAATGCTGCAAGGGCAAGAATCACAGTTAGAGACTGCAAATACATACAGATACTTCTGGGGTGGACGTGTTTATTTCCCTGTAGAAGAAGATTTGGAGAAAATGAGCCGAGAACGAGTCTCACCTGCGGCATTTTTTAGCTCCAAGATGCTGGCCTCCAGCTCTTGGACTCGGTTGATATTTCTGTCCCTCTCCTCTGCCACTAAAGAGACCTTCACACACAAAAGTAAAGCATTTAAAATAGTTATGACTTCAATATTATAGCCAAACAcactttatattttcattattattgttatacCTGTGCAAGCAGCTGCTCCGTTTTGTCCTTCCACACGCGGCCCTCTTCCTGGATTCGCTCCACATAACAATCCCTCTCTGTCTTGAGCTGGGCTACAGACTCCAGAAGCTACAACAACGGAGATGTAAGCATATCAGTTTCAGTCGACACGACTCAAAGTCCAACTTTATGTTTTAAACAATCAAGTTTGTACTGGTACACAAAACTTGaggaggatttaaaaaaaagggaaagggaATTTTTGGACACTGATATACTGGGGATCTATTAAAAGCGCCTGCAGCAGTCAGTAACTTTAGATCTGCCACCCTTTAAAGAAAAGGTCGAAAGACAAACTCTAAATTCAGGGAATGTTTCCTCTAAGGGGGTCTTCACTCCGTTTAAACCTAACTCTGGTGCGGTTTGTTTGTGTAGATGTGAATCGTTCCAGGGGCGCGGACCAAAACGAACGTGCCGACACCTTTTGGAGGAGCCGGTGCTGCTGGCACGGTTTGTTTACGCCGTGAAAGCAAACCCGACCTCGTTCCAACCCAGCTGCCAGGTGAACGCTGCTAGGTTGAGTCGCACGTCTTCCTGTAGCCAGGTTTgcattgcattgtgggatgcggTAGAGCAAACACATGAATAAACTATGATAGCTCGTGGCGAGCATAAAGCCCTATGCAACTGTTAAGACAACTTCTGAAACTATTCAGAATACTTCTCAGATAATTTACAATGAAATTGTACCGATAAATGATGTGATTAAATTCTCTGTTTTCTACCAGCTCAGAACGCAGCCTCTCCATGGACACCTCTGACCAATAAAGAGACTGATTTGCCTGGTTTGTGGCGACATGTTTTGGTTCTCTTAAGTTTTCTCTGTggaaaaagaaactgaattacAGAATAAAGCTTCAAGTTAACAAACTCAACTGATTCAGACCAACCTCAGTAAACTATAaatcttattaatttatatttggTGATCTTAATATGAGCTCTCTTATCAAATTCAAGAATTTGATCCAAAGTGTTTCAGACTGAAACTACTCTTTAAAGTGAACGTCAAGCAGCAGAAAACGTTTACTATTTGGTAATTTCCCACATTTAACAACATCTTATTGTTACTGAAATTTACCATATCTGCCCAATTACCAGTTTCAATGGAAAGGTTcgataacaaaaaataaataaataaatcagtgtaCCGGTGAAAAATCTATGTTAAACTGAAACGATTCATTAAGACGTTATCCTCTTTTTAGTGTAAATCTTCACCAAATCAAACTCTCCTTCACTCGCCCAatttaaacagaattttactaaAACTGGTCTCTATCTGAATGCTGTCTCTGCTATTTACTGTAGATAATTTGCCAGATTCACTATCTTAATGCTAGAGCGTAAAAAACCATGAACCTCAGCGGGCCTTTTCTTCTTTAACCGGGTTCTATGTGCTTGCATACTAACACAAAAGTGCTAATTTTTCTCTCTACCAACCTAAAAATAATACTCTGAAAGTCTCACAGCAGAAACGTGTTCGTTTGAGTCAACTTCCTTTAAGTTTACCGCACTAAACTTAAAACATTTAGTGAATTTATGAACTAACCTGGTGTTAGTTTTATTCTCCATTTCTCAGAGCACAACAGACCAACCAGttagattgaaaaaaaagatgttaatgAAGAAGAAATCGAGTTGTTGGAAGTCAAAGGTTTATGCAAAATGAACACAGGCTGGCATGAGTGTTTGTAACACTTGCTTTGACCTTAATGTTTTATAATAGACatgcaagagagagagagagaggcctcAGACCTGGTGATTGCGTGActccagctgctgcttctcctccaGCAGCAACTCCACTTTTTGGTTGAAACTGGGAGAATCTGACTGACTGGAATActagagagaaataaaaaacacgCGTTTGGGTAAAACGGGGATGAGCAGTTGAAAGAAATATGTGGTTAAAATATGACTGATCAGCATCATCTGGAAGAGTCTGGTAAGGAGAGGAAGACGCGTTTGAAGCATGTTGCGTGTACCTGTTGCAACATGAGGTCAGCCATCTCCAGCCTCTTGTGAAGATCGTCTACCTCCAGCCTCATCGCAGCGTTGGCTTGTGTAATCTGTCTCAGCTGTTCGGACAGCTCTGAACTCTGCTGCTTTGACTCCTCGCTCAAATTgctgcaaacacacagagacaaaaatgaTATTCCACTAATCAGATACTTAAAGAGGACCTCCACATGTTAACTGCATCCATTACACACATAAATAGCACTCCTTTGCAGCTATAACAGCTCTAATACCCATTAGAAGGCTTCACATCGGCATATTTTCTTCATATACAGTTAtccttaatacattttaatattattgaaaagttaatttatttcagtagctCTATTCATTCACAGAAACATGTTCTATAGAtgaacacagactgatgtttttaagCCTTTACTTCTGTTAATTCTGATACTTTTCCACCTCCAGCTTATAAGAACCtggcatttaagattagaatattgcatcagaccaataaaaaaagaggaacttttttcatgcagaaatgagGGATTGATAAAAAGTAGATTTAATATCAtctttaaggttttttttcccccaaaaggtacttttaatctagCAAACAAGCTTCTTAAAAatacattctaatttattgtaggaatatatatatacacactttatTATTACAGGCTCAAGGCCCACAGAAGACAGTAcacaaatcaataaaacaaatgcatttagatagatagatagatagatagatagatagatagatagatagatagatagatagatagattacaaTAATCTTGTAAAAAGCCACAATATACTCATATAAAGAAGCCATAAAACTTACTTGAGTCTCAGCACCTCCAGCCTTAAGttgtctctctctttttcaagctctttgttttgctgaaaaaaataaaaatgcactgcTGATGCTTAAAATGACGGCAATATTTCAAACGATAAATAGGAAAATACATTCGAGCAAGCTGCATTTCTATTTCACGTGCGTAAAGTCATGTGGAAATGaaccttttatttgtttcacaaTAAAGAATGTTACCCTGTCAAACTGCTTCTGCTGTGTGGAGACAGTAGAGAGAGTTCGCTCCAGCTCTGAAACTCTCTGCTTCGTTGTCTGCAGACGGTTATTGAGCTCCTCTGCTtcagctgcacacacacacacacacacacacacacacacacacacacacacacacggagtcAGAGCACATCTTTGCATGCATACAAGTGACTAACCCATTGTTCTAAACTAAAATCTTGCCAAATGTGTCTAAAAATGCACACACACCTGTTTTTTGCCTTGCAGCCTGTTGTGTGTACTGTAGCGCTGTTTGTAGCTCAGATTTCTCCGATACCAGTATCCCAATGGTTTGGATATGAACCTTggagaaccaaaaaaaaataaaaaattaataatgacATTTCTTATAGTGAGAGAAAACATGATACAAGGTGCGGCTTTTTAAAACCGCAGGCGAGGCAcgtttatttctatagcacaaagcaatccaaagtgctttacaggcCATCAAAAGAATCgaactataaaaataaatgcattgcattaaaaaaaaagatgacttTAAATAGTTAGTTGGTCAAATTCTTTGACCAAAACTGATGTTTTCAGTCCCGTTTTAAAGGAACCGACAGTTTCTCGGGTTTTCAGACAGTATGCTCCAGAGCTGAGGCAGATAAAAATACCCTGAAACTTCTCCATATTTTTCCATTCTGAATGGTGAGGACAGAGAGAACTGTAAGGGGCAGGGTGAGCTTCGGATCACATTACCATCCATTTATGGAAAAGTGACACCAAGCAACTGTTCACttgtttcttccttttatatctccgcaggtaaaaaaaacaacaacaacaaaacctaCGCATCTCTTAGTAATTTACCTGCAACTGCTCCCGCATTGCTCCATG contains:
- the golga2 gene encoding golgin subfamily A member 2 isoform X1 translates to MCAACDQVRVAGRVSHDFFVSLQSSSVPYVNGEAVPSGELEVHQTQELTDQLQKERKEFEQKFSREHGAMREQLQVHIQTIGILVSEKSELQTALQYTQQAARQKTAEAEELNNRLQTTKQRVSELERTLSTVSTQQKQFDRQNKELEKERDNLRLEVLRLNNLSEESKQQSSELSEQLRQITQANAAMRLEVDDLHKRLEMADLMLQQYSSQSDSPSFNQKVELLLEEKQQLESRNHQLLESVAQLKTERDCYVERIQEEGRVWKDKTEQLLAQVSLVAEERDRNINRVQELEASILELKNAAALLSAEKEAQDDAEPQPSGPSAGEVALQEALSSLQQEKDAINAQYQAQLRDNEQLSRLCAELETRLGEFERQVESKAQEDEDRRRMLEDVQSDKATISRALTQNRALKDQLAELQNGFVKLTNENMELTTAIQSEQHVKKELARRMGELQEELHNVKEQLELKCQEAQGVTEQRDQVAAHLQQYCAAYQALAAEREQLHQQFLQQTQLMDRLQHDESHGRAQLDVSQSQLKQAEEHLEHLVRDNEQLKAEIKELLNSSALETTSRDQGDGVESMAVTESPISSSSIVIPEDFESQKEMEDFIRGALAQLEAERDDARRQLEEEHRLHMAARQQAAVALRLEQQHHNYKPVHEDDRVHNESQDQHSHEHSGGGVPAEVHQALQAAMEKLQQRFTSLMQEKADLKERVEELEHRCIQLSGETDTIGEYIALYQSQRAIMKQKHQEKEQYINMLAQDKEEMKVKLAELQDLVMRLVAERNDWYSRYAGAVAGMGTVNPDLLPVGGEHAPLQQQAHKHELNAVDGDEAAELAEPSHLQGLEAASAQASPSTSVQTESKPLAPREDGTARQIMQLLHEIQNPQGAPRSPPFLGENPCIPFFYRPDEQDEVKILVV
- the golga2 gene encoding golgin subfamily A member 2 isoform X2, producing MADQSRQTKLAAAKKKLKEFQQKSSPASVGGERGGGGSGTGSKKKRKVKELSQPDAPSADRDSPDNTFGDMEAAGSPVPQLLEEPHSESGRGSPLSNSASANDATNSDFVRQNTELQDFPDTNGNRSLKEENRPLSSTESLRQLSQQLNGLVSESSSVPYVNGEAVPSGELESRNQELAAALESSKLTNSQLNTRLDQLVHQTQELTDQLQKERKEFEQKFSREHGAMREQLQVHIQTIGILVSEKSELQTALQYTQQAARQKTAEAEELNNRLQTTKQRVSELERTLSTVSTQQKQFDRQNKELEKERDNLRLEVLRLNNLSEESKQQSSELSEQLRQITQANAAMRLEVDDLHKRLEMADLMLQQYSSQSDSPSFNQKVELLLEEKQQLESRNHQLLESVAQLKTERDCYVERIQEEGRVWKDKTEQLLAQVSLVAEERDRNINRVQELEASILELKNAAALLSAEKEAQDDAEPQPSGPSAGEVALQEALSSLQQEKDAINAQYQAQLRDNEQLSRLCAELETRLGEFERQVESKAQEDEDRRRMLEDVQSDKATISRALTQNRALKDQLAELQNGFVKLTNENMELTTAIQSEQHVKKELARRMGELQEELHNVKEQLELKCQEAQGVTEQRDQVAAHLQQYCAAYQALAAEREQLHQQFLQQTQLMDRLQHDESHGRAQLDVSQSQLKQAEEHLEHLVRDNEQLKAEIKELLNSSALETTSRDQGDGVESMAVTESPISSSSIVIPEDFESQKEMEDFIRGALAQLEAERDDARRQLEEEHRLHMAARQQAAVALRLEQQHHNYKPVHEDDRVHNESQDQHSHEHSGGGVPAEVHQALQAAMEKLQQRFTSLMQEKADLKERVEELEHRCIQLSGETDTIGEYIALYQSQRAIMKQKHQEKEQYINMLAQDKEEMKVKLAELQDLVMRLVAERNDWYSRYAGAVAGMGTVNPDLLPVGGEHAPLQQQAHKHELNAVDGDEAAELAEPSHLQGLEAASAQASPSTSVQTESKPLAPREDGTARQIMQLLHEIQNPQGAPRSPPFLGENPCIPFFYRPDEQDEVKILVV